The Catellatospora citrea DNA segment GACAACACCGCCTAAGCGGTCACCGAAGGGCCGCGCCAAGCCGATCGTGGTCCGCCCAGCACAAACGGCTCCACTCAGCGACACCGATCGCCAGCAAGCGGTGACCGCGCTCGCCTCGATGATCGCTGGCTGGTGGGCCGAGCACCGGCAGCCTCAATGAACCCATAGATCCGCCACTGCGCGAAGGGGCGACAGCACCGCTGTCGCCCCTTCGTCATGCCCAAACCGGCGGCTTGACACCCGATATGGACCGACCGACGGTCGACCCCCACCCACATTAATGATCTTGGAAGGTTGCGATGACCCACCACTACCAGGCACGAATGCGGGCCGCGCTCTACATCCGCGAAGAATTCGGACCCTCGTCCTCCGTCGAGGCCCAGCAGGCGGCGCTGCGCGACTTCGTACAGCAGCATCACCCCGGCTGGCGCATCGTCGGCACCTACTACGACACCACCCCCGGCAACGAGGCGCTGTCACGCAGGCCGGGACTGCGCAGCGCGCTGCGCGCCGCAACCGCTGGCGAGTTCGACGTCCTAATCGCACCCGAACTGAACCGCATCAACCGGCGCATGGATTACTTCAGCGACCTAGCCCAAAAGTTCGATGCCGTCTCGGTAGCGCTGCTGACCGCCGACAGCATGATCGACACCACGACCCCCGTGGGCCGTCTGCTTATCACGATCCTCGCCTCCGTCACCACGTACGAACGCCTGCCGGAGCAGGAGCGCGCGGCACGGGAAGCCTGACTAGCGGCGTGCCGGTCTGGCGGCGCGACGTGCCCACACGGGCGTGGTGCGGCGGCGTCGCCGCCAACAAAGCAGGGCGCACCCGAGAAGGCCCAGCGAAGGCCGGTCCGGCATGAAGCCGGACCGGCCTTCGCCATTCTCGCAGCTCAAGCCACATGGCGTGGCTTGACGTTCCGCACGGATGGACTGACGGTCGACGTCAGCCGACCCCTTACATGATCATGAAAGGCATTGATCTATGGCTAAGAAGACCCGTACACCCCACCGCATCCGGCAGGT contains these protein-coding regions:
- a CDS encoding recombinase family protein, producing MTHHYQARMRAALYIREEFGPSSSVEAQQAALRDFVQQHHPGWRIVGTYYDTTPGNEALSRRPGLRSALRAATAGEFDVLIAPELNRINRRMDYFSDLAQKFDAVSVALLTADSMIDTTTPVGRLLITILASVTTYERLPEQERAAREA